The following coding sequences are from one Enterococcus sp. 4G2_DIV0659 window:
- a CDS encoding MurR/RpiR family transcriptional regulator, producing MLLLEKIELTRFSPTEKMVVDFMLEKRESIEKYSTTMIAGETYTSPSLLSRIAKKLDFKGWSELKKEFLNEIAYLDSNFKNLDANLPFKKSDSIMAITNKVAQLKTESLKDTLTLIHHDSLQKAIRLIETHDTVKIFCLSNLIFLGEEFVFKMRHINKKTEIYPIQNTMFQEAVMTTNKDCAIFISYSGESDPLFKTVQLLKQNKVPIIAITSIGDNQLSRLADITLHVTTREKSFSKIAGFSSIESISLVLDALYSCYFAINFEENYEYKIKLAQATELRQIDNQIVREDS from the coding sequence ATGTTATTACTAGAGAAAATAGAACTTACTCGATTTTCTCCAACCGAAAAAATGGTTGTAGATTTCATGTTGGAAAAGCGAGAATCGATAGAAAAATACTCTACAACCATGATTGCTGGAGAAACGTATACTTCGCCTTCATTGCTATCAAGAATAGCTAAAAAGCTTGATTTTAAAGGTTGGAGTGAATTAAAAAAAGAGTTCTTAAATGAAATAGCCTATTTAGACTCAAATTTCAAAAATTTGGATGCAAATTTACCATTTAAAAAAAGTGACTCTATCATGGCAATTACTAATAAAGTAGCGCAACTCAAGACTGAGAGTTTGAAAGATACACTTACACTAATACACCACGATTCCTTACAGAAGGCGATTCGTCTAATTGAAACTCATGATACTGTAAAGATATTTTGTCTTTCTAATTTGATATTTTTAGGAGAAGAATTTGTCTTTAAGATGAGACATATTAATAAAAAGACTGAAATTTACCCAATCCAAAATACAATGTTTCAAGAAGCTGTTATGACGACAAATAAAGACTGTGCCATTTTTATTTCTTATTCTGGTGAATCTGATCCACTGTTTAAAACAGTTCAGCTGCTTAAACAAAATAAGGTTCCAATTATTGCTATTACAAGTATTGGAGACAATCAATTATCTAGGCTCGCTGATATTACGCTACATGTCACTACACGAGAAAAATCGTTTTCAAAAATTGCTGGTTTTTCTTCTATAGAGTCTATTTCCTTAGTTTTAGACGCGCTATATTCCTGTTATTTTGCTATCAATTTTGAAGAAAACTATGAGTATAAAATAAAATTGGCACAAGCTACAGAGCTGCGCCAAATAGATAATCAAATCGTTCGGGAGGACAGTTAG
- a CDS encoding NAD-dependent epimerase/dehydratase family protein → MKAIVIGAYGHIGSYLVPKLIRAGYEVIAISRGKSKPYTQDILWEKVTHITMDRSKEPNFPEQIAALKGDIVIDLINFTVEDTHLMIAALKETDISHYLYCSSIWAHGRAAILPTDPNSKKYPLDEYGSQKYESEKLLKNEYLTNGFPATIIMPGQISGPGWTIINPLANHDPEIFQKIANGETIYLPNFGMETLHHVHASDVAQIFVDAINHRESALGESFHAVAEDSLTLFGYAQATYHYFNKEPKIKFLSWEKWCELINNEDYIDKTYYHIARSGKYSIENAKDRINYSPEYSTLEVIKESLKSYIDNEWISVKN, encoded by the coding sequence ATGAAAGCTATTGTAATAGGTGCATATGGTCACATAGGATCTTACTTAGTTCCAAAACTAATAAGAGCAGGCTATGAAGTAATAGCAATAAGTAGAGGAAAGAGTAAACCTTACACGCAAGATATTTTATGGGAAAAGGTAACGCACATCACTATGGACAGGAGCAAGGAACCTAACTTTCCAGAGCAGATTGCGGCATTAAAAGGAGATATTGTCATTGATTTAATTAATTTCACTGTAGAAGATACTCATTTAATGATTGCAGCATTAAAAGAAACAGACATTAGTCATTATCTGTACTGTTCATCCATTTGGGCTCATGGACGAGCAGCGATTCTTCCTACAGATCCCAATAGCAAAAAATATCCGCTAGACGAATATGGTAGCCAAAAATATGAGAGTGAAAAACTACTAAAAAATGAATATCTCACAAATGGATTTCCAGCCACTATTATTATGCCAGGACAAATATCCGGACCTGGATGGACAATCATTAATCCTTTGGCAAATCATGATCCAGAGATTTTTCAAAAGATAGCAAATGGTGAGACAATTTACTTACCAAACTTTGGAATGGAGACGTTACATCATGTTCACGCTAGCGATGTGGCACAAATATTTGTGGACGCTATCAACCATAGGGAGTCAGCATTGGGAGAAAGTTTTCATGCCGTGGCAGAAGATTCACTCACTCTCTTTGGTTATGCGCAAGCTACCTATCACTATTTTAACAAAGAGCCCAAAATCAAATTTTTATCTTGGGAAAAGTGGTGTGAGTTAATAAATAATGAAGATTATATAGATAAAACCTATTATCATATTGCTAGAAGTGGAAAATACAGTATTGAAAATGCAAAAGATCGAATCAACTATTCTCCTGAATATTCCACTTTGGAAGTAATAAAAGAAAGCTTAAAAAGTTACATTGATAACGAATGGATTTCAGTTAAAAACTAA
- a CDS encoding metal-sensitive transcriptional regulator — protein MACDPKLANRLKRSEGQIRGVLKMMEEGKDCREVVTQLMAVRSSIDKVIGLVVTENLKQCMEDKEIDLAGEEMAKALEMIVKTR, from the coding sequence ATGGCATGTGATCCTAAATTAGCCAATCGTTTAAAACGCTCAGAAGGACAAATTCGGGGAGTTTTAAAAATGATGGAAGAAGGAAAAGACTGCCGAGAAGTCGTGACGCAATTAATGGCCGTTCGCTCAAGTATCGATAAAGTGATTGGACTTGTTGTGACTGAAAACTTAAAGCAATGTATGGAAGATAAAGAGATTGATCTTGCTGGAGAAGAAATGGCAAAAGCCTTAGAGATGATTGTAAAAACGAGATAA
- a CDS encoding rhodanese-like domain-containing protein, with amino-acid sequence MYKSIMIDEFEQLEKRNDLAIIDVREEDEYVSGHIKGAKNMPLSNLQETAETLDKNQPYYIICLSGGRSQMASEHFSSLGYDVTNVMGGMSAWRGDVVDGM; translated from the coding sequence ATGTATAAATCAATCATGATCGACGAATTTGAACAATTGGAAAAAAGAAATGACTTAGCAATCATAGATGTTCGTGAAGAGGATGAATATGTTTCAGGACACATCAAAGGTGCCAAAAATATGCCACTAAGTAACTTGCAAGAAACCGCAGAAACATTAGACAAAAATCAGCCGTACTATATTATTTGTCTTTCTGGTGGACGATCACAAATGGCGAGTGAACATTTTTCTTCATTAGGGTACGATGTAACCAATGTAATGGGCGGGATGTCTGCTTGGAGAGGAGACGTTGTTGATGGCATGTGA
- a CDS encoding FAD-dependent oxidoreductase: MRVVIIGGVAGGMSAATRLRRLSEEIEIIVLEKGPYVSFANCGLPYYVSGEISERSELILQTPEQLKRRFNIDVYPETEAINIDRQNKTVLTKSNEKEEEISYDKLILSPGAEPVIPPIEGLNEATNVYTLRNVPDVDKIVAAVKNQQPKKAVVIGAGFIGLEMAENLQHLGIEVTLVEAAPQILPPLDEEMAAFVEAELKQKGITVYTGAAATAFKNAGKQIELSSRDSIESDFTILSIGVKPSSSLASAAGLETGLRGGIVVDQTYQTNDPDVYAVGDAIIVKQQITGEDALISLASPANRQGRQVADVIAGVSRKNQGSIGTAIVRVFDLAAASTGLSERQLRNSNLEYKAVHTTSKSHAGYFPGSHPIVMKLLFHPTSGKIYGAQAIGADGVDKRIDIIATAIKAGLTVMDLPELEFTYAPPFGSAKDPVNMIGYAAVNIVEGFSENIQYYELKEAIEKGAFLLDVRNPGELKNNGSLPDAKNIPLDELRERLAELPADKEIIVSCQSGQRSYLAERILKNNGFHVKNLDGAFQIYSTIYPQEVIK, from the coding sequence ATGCGTGTAGTAATCATTGGTGGTGTAGCTGGCGGTATGTCTGCTGCAACTAGATTAAGAAGATTATCTGAGGAAATCGAAATCATCGTGTTGGAAAAAGGTCCCTATGTTTCATTTGCAAATTGTGGACTTCCTTATTATGTATCAGGAGAAATCAGCGAACGATCAGAATTGATCCTACAAACACCAGAACAATTGAAAAGAAGATTTAACATTGACGTTTATCCAGAAACAGAAGCAATCAACATCGATCGCCAAAACAAAACAGTTTTGACAAAATCTAACGAAAAGGAAGAAGAAATCAGCTATGATAAATTGATTCTTTCTCCTGGTGCCGAACCAGTTATTCCGCCAATCGAAGGATTGAATGAGGCGACGAATGTTTATACATTAAGAAATGTTCCAGATGTTGATAAAATCGTTGCTGCAGTAAAAAATCAACAGCCTAAAAAGGCCGTAGTTATTGGTGCAGGATTTATCGGATTAGAAATGGCAGAAAACTTACAACACTTAGGCATTGAGGTTACCCTAGTAGAGGCTGCACCACAAATCTTACCGCCTTTAGATGAAGAAATGGCCGCTTTTGTTGAAGCTGAATTGAAACAAAAGGGGATAACTGTTTATACTGGCGCAGCAGCAACGGCTTTTAAAAACGCAGGCAAACAAATTGAATTAAGCTCTAGAGACTCTATCGAAAGTGACTTCACGATTTTATCTATTGGAGTGAAACCATCTAGTTCTTTAGCTTCTGCCGCTGGTTTGGAAACAGGTCTAAGAGGTGGAATCGTTGTAGATCAAACCTATCAAACGAATGATCCAGATGTGTACGCCGTGGGTGATGCAATTATTGTCAAACAACAAATTACAGGAGAAGATGCTTTAATCTCTCTTGCTTCACCTGCAAACCGACAAGGGAGACAAGTCGCTGATGTGATTGCTGGCGTTTCGCGTAAAAACCAAGGAAGTATTGGAACAGCAATTGTTCGAGTGTTTGATCTAGCAGCAGCTAGTACCGGTCTAAGTGAACGACAATTACGCAATAGCAATTTGGAATATAAAGCAGTTCATACAACATCAAAAAGCCATGCGGGGTATTTTCCAGGAAGTCATCCTATCGTGATGAAGCTTTTATTTCATCCGACATCTGGAAAAATTTATGGAGCCCAAGCAATTGGTGCTGACGGTGTAGATAAGAGAATCGACATTATTGCCACAGCAATCAAAGCAGGTCTAACTGTGATGGATCTGCCTGAGTTGGAATTTACTTATGCACCGCCATTTGGCTCAGCGAAAGATCCAGTCAATATGATTGGCTATGCAGCAGTGAATATTGTTGAAGGTTTTTCTGAAAACATCCAATATTATGAATTAAAAGAAGCAATAGAAAAAGGTGCATTTTTGCTTGATGTGAGAAATCCAGGTGAGTTGAAGAACAATGGCTCGTTGCCTGATGCAAAAAATATTCCTTTAGATGAATTAAGAGAACGCTTGGCTGAATTACCAGCGGATAAAGAAATCATCGTTAGCTGTCAAAGTGGTCAACGTAGTTATCTAGCAGAACGTATTTTAAAAAATAATGGATTCCACGTGAAAAATTTAGATGGAGCATTTCAAATTTATAGCACAATTTACCCTCAGGAGGTTATTAAATAA
- a CDS encoding rhodanese-like domain-containing protein, with product MFSFFKGNSISTHELQEKLASKVEVIDVREKTEFSSGHIPGAKNIPLGKITSYTKKGSDPVYVICQSGMRSRQAVKKLKNKGIEAINVKGGMSAWRGEVRGGKL from the coding sequence ATGTTTTCATTTTTTAAAGGAAATTCAATTAGTACACATGAACTTCAAGAGAAGTTGGCATCAAAAGTAGAAGTAATCGATGTTCGAGAGAAGACAGAATTTTCTTCAGGACACATACCTGGCGCAAAAAATATACCCCTAGGTAAGATAACTTCGTATACAAAAAAAGGCAGTGATCCAGTGTATGTGATTTGCCAATCTGGAATGAGAAGTCGTCAGGCTGTGAAAAAACTAAAGAACAAAGGAATCGAAGCAATCAACGTCAAAGGCGGTATGAGCGCATGGCGTGGTGAAGTCAGAGGAGGAAAATTATAA
- a CDS encoding glycoside hydrolase family 73 protein, giving the protein MNQGILKKQNILPLLLILLLSFASIFLILNKEEQPIQDEATAYQQIFIDEIASEAKKLQKETHLFASITIAQAILESDWGRSDLAVEANNLFGIKGSFNDQASIMPTDEFIDGERITIDDSFKKYETIQESMVDHMEFLKGGTYDGIKTSKNYREAAVALQNGGYATDPDYAEKLIELIEEFELNRYDK; this is encoded by the coding sequence ATGAATCAAGGAATTTTAAAAAAACAGAATATTCTCCCCTTATTATTGATTCTGCTTCTTTCATTTGCTAGTATTTTTCTTATTCTAAATAAAGAAGAACAACCCATCCAAGACGAAGCAACTGCTTATCAGCAGATTTTTATTGATGAAATAGCATCTGAAGCGAAGAAATTACAAAAGGAAACACATTTATTTGCAAGTATTACAATTGCTCAAGCAATCTTAGAATCTGATTGGGGGCGCAGTGATTTGGCGGTTGAAGCAAATAATTTATTTGGAATTAAAGGATCTTTTAATGATCAAGCAAGTATTATGCCTACTGATGAATTTATCGATGGCGAACGGATTACTATTGATGATTCTTTTAAAAAATATGAAACGATCCAAGAATCAATGGTCGATCATATGGAATTTTTAAAAGGTGGAACCTATGATGGGATAAAAACCAGTAAAAATTACCGTGAAGCAGCTGTAGCTTTACAAAATGGTGGCTATGCAACGGATCCAGACTATGCTGAAAAATTAATTGAATTAATAGAAGAATTTGAGTTAAATAGATATGATAAGTAA
- a CDS encoding FtsX-like permease family protein encodes MYKMYYVLKDSSITLLRNKGAAFSKGFFSFVYACILTIVFRIWINLIHFESLEKQRALEAKHSTDSLLQTDSSDHLITLLTSLKISFMIFSLGLLLFGIALLCIQLQKNYLLNKKELLIKKMLGNSAVRVTSEFFFESFLLVIPCIILGMLLSDYLYLQFFHFATSWIAAVLYPPSYFLLFLTLPVIGIFLLILVCQFLYLKQKITKL; translated from the coding sequence ATGTATAAAATGTATTATGTTTTAAAAGACAGTAGCATTACGCTCCTTAGAAATAAAGGAGCAGCTTTTTCTAAGGGATTTTTCTCTTTCGTGTATGCTTGTATACTGACCATAGTCTTTCGTATTTGGATCAATTTGATTCATTTTGAATCTCTTGAAAAACAGCGTGCACTAGAAGCTAAACATTCGACAGATTCGTTATTGCAGACGGATTCTAGTGACCATTTAATCACCTTATTAACAAGTTTAAAAATCAGCTTCATGATTTTTAGCTTAGGTCTTTTGTTGTTTGGTATAGCTTTACTGTGTATTCAGTTACAAAAAAATTATTTATTAAATAAAAAAGAATTACTCATTAAGAAGATGCTTGGTAATTCAGCTGTCCGAGTAACGAGTGAGTTCTTTTTTGAGTCATTCTTACTTGTTATTCCATGTATTATTTTAGGAATGCTTCTATCTGATTATCTCTATCTACAATTTTTTCATTTTGCTACTTCATGGATAGCGGCTGTTTTATATCCGCCAAGTTATTTTTTACTTTTTCTAACACTTCCTGTGATAGGCATTTTTTTACTGATCCTTGTTTGTCAGTTTTTATACCTGAAACAAAAAATAACCAAACTTTAA
- a CDS encoding response regulator transcription factor: MNILVADDSPEMVQIVSAYLKKAGFTVFTALDGEKALDIFYQEKLDLAIIDWMMPKIDGIEVMKTIKAESSLKLLMLTAKTTGEDEFLSLSSGADDYITKPFHPQVLLLRVKKLLGLTHSFYVKNLLVDPAHLKVWKNEQPLDLTKKEFDLLMMLVNNRGTILTREQLLVGVWGMDYDGVERTVDTHIRRLREKIGDEIITTKRGVGYLIEKEN; this comes from the coding sequence GTGAATATTTTAGTTGCCGATGATAGCCCAGAAATGGTACAAATCGTTAGTGCATATTTAAAAAAAGCTGGATTTACTGTTTTTACAGCCTTAGATGGTGAAAAAGCATTAGATATTTTTTATCAAGAAAAATTAGACTTAGCAATTATTGACTGGATGATGCCTAAAATCGACGGCATTGAAGTAATGAAAACAATCAAAGCTGAAAGTTCCTTAAAATTATTAATGCTTACTGCTAAGACAACAGGAGAAGATGAATTTCTTTCTTTATCCAGTGGCGCTGACGATTATATTACCAAACCTTTTCATCCTCAAGTCTTATTATTACGTGTTAAGAAACTACTTGGTTTAACTCACTCCTTCTATGTAAAGAATTTATTGGTTGATCCTGCACATTTAAAAGTTTGGAAGAATGAGCAACCGTTAGACTTAACCAAAAAAGAATTTGATTTACTTATGATGCTTGTTAATAATCGTGGAACTATTTTAACGCGTGAACAGTTATTGGTAGGCGTTTGGGGAATGGATTATGATGGCGTGGAACGAACAGTAGATACACATATCAGAAGACTTCGTGAAAAAATCGGCGATGAGATCATCACTACAAAAAGAGGAGTGGGCTATCTCATTGAAAAAGAAAACTAG
- a CDS encoding sensor histidine kinase, with the protein MKKKTRKISTTLTVTFSLIIIGSFIIMFVFNSLIIPYYYFSKMDHKITSVMSELKEQPISTQQLIELENTNQVTIITKPLDGMPLDDFNEALNVELNRKKVALNRFWVTQETLDQLQTNAQPIQRNFDQGKQKSSFLVEMQIIDNTFYLVGVSTVNFSETASLINTFNFISLSVTLLLIIVLIYISIRKITDPLVNLKKVAEEITALSFITTTDIPANEIGELAQSINKMSFALASYQKNLLAKNEQLKQFTADLTHELKTPIALIKAYGSGIEDGLDDGTYLDVILQQTQRLNDIVDQMLDYAKLEQRQLINKVPMQLSDAWQQTVVELTPAMEKDEVILLEADTDTPLSLIDADPILIKRVFENLLTNSLKYTTDKEIQVSWRETNEFVEFSISNKTSLAPDVDLSKLWEAFYVYEKSRNKNLSGTGLGLSIVQSIMDDHGFTIEARLVHQTLIFVLHFYKEKTV; encoded by the coding sequence TTGAAAAAGAAAACTAGAAAAATCAGCACAACACTTACCGTGACCTTTTCTTTGATTATTATTGGTAGTTTTATTATTATGTTTGTTTTTAATAGTCTAATCATTCCGTACTACTATTTTTCAAAAATGGATCACAAAATTACCTCTGTAATGAGCGAACTTAAAGAACAACCTATATCGACACAACAACTCATCGAGTTAGAAAATACAAATCAAGTAACTATTATCACTAAGCCATTAGATGGTATGCCACTTGATGATTTCAACGAAGCATTGAATGTCGAGTTAAATCGAAAGAAAGTTGCCTTAAATCGTTTTTGGGTTACACAAGAAACCTTAGACCAGTTACAAACAAACGCTCAGCCTATTCAACGCAACTTCGATCAAGGAAAACAAAAATCCAGTTTCTTAGTAGAAATGCAAATAATTGATAATACCTTTTATTTAGTTGGCGTTTCAACAGTGAATTTTTCAGAAACAGCTAGTTTGATTAATACCTTTAATTTTATTTCTTTAAGCGTTACCTTGCTTTTGATTATTGTGTTGATTTACATTTCTATTCGGAAAATAACGGATCCTTTAGTGAACTTGAAAAAAGTCGCTGAAGAGATTACAGCGTTAAGCTTTATTACCACCACTGATATTCCTGCAAATGAAATTGGTGAATTGGCACAAAGCATTAATAAAATGAGTTTTGCTCTGGCAAGTTATCAAAAAAATTTACTTGCTAAAAATGAACAATTAAAACAATTTACCGCTGATTTGACTCATGAATTAAAAACACCGATCGCTTTGATCAAAGCCTATGGTTCTGGTATTGAGGACGGATTAGATGATGGCACCTATTTAGACGTGATCTTACAACAAACACAACGTCTAAACGATATTGTTGACCAAATGTTGGATTATGCAAAATTAGAACAACGTCAGCTCATTAACAAAGTCCCTATGCAATTGTCAGATGCTTGGCAGCAGACAGTGGTAGAACTTACACCTGCAATGGAAAAAGACGAAGTTATCTTATTAGAAGCGGATACAGATACACCTCTTTCATTAATTGATGCTGATCCTATTTTGATTAAACGAGTCTTTGAAAACTTATTAACGAACAGTCTAAAATATACAACAGACAAAGAAATTCAAGTAAGTTGGCGGGAAACAAATGAATTTGTTGAGTTTTCAATTAGCAATAAAACCTCTTTAGCACCCGATGTTGATTTAAGCAAACTCTGGGAAGCTTTTTATGTTTATGAAAAATCACGGAATAAAAATCTTTCCGGCACAGGACTCGGTCTTTCAATCGTCCAATCAATCATGGATGATCATGGGTTTACAATCGAAGCACGGTTAGTCCACCAAACATTAATCTTTGTGTTACATTTTTATAAAGAAAAAACAGTTTAA
- a CDS encoding glycoside hydrolase produces the protein MKKLTIYSSLALLTFSLSACHFTQSKASNHPEKSSINSEVAKNETYAKTDFSFDVDPATFAVTITENGEQAEVSKPQNKKEVSNLKKSHDEISWTYPTEQISVKLKKEKNHLAVSLTSLSDQDTTFNWPKLDASNYVLPIAEGKTIPNDQKEWLAYFKQNEELAMSEAFSMSFFTTNQQTFATTFVMDNTFNSDLLTQTEPHLTLEASHHFIGFDKNKTLNYRLYVTDNDPVAIAKTYQMDRIDRGEFKTLDEKEKDNPEIKKMRGAIQVYYWNSRILTTEDIKWAKLPQLIDEPIFKWIGELLEKYGEDGSEEYLKALAAFKNNEGYKFEKNTFLTSINYVLLYPQFYTKDIFKNPDAQAQKLINKGIDNLSEQERYTLNKHLLAGVLSDLTPPLDQWGQATSSDVFKEMKVSGVENAWIGLPNWANGLMNPEMVKTAADEGYLIGPYDSYQSIQENASIDWNTASFPNKKLYDDATVTKKNGEKVAGFLGKGRKLNPTQIFPDVKERFEGITQNGVPFNSWFLDTDAAGEIYNDYSPEHLTTQNEDVAGRLKRMDYFNQNGLVVGSEGGNDFASKEMVFAHGIETPVIMWSDPDMRENKDSEYYVGSYAALDGGIPTKYKKVVPIKEEYKAIYTDPVYSLPLYKLVYNRSVITSHQWEWDSYKIKGQVGERRMKEYLYNTPPMVHIDKSGWEEHKEDISENAKHWSPFQKAALQHEMTDFKLLTDNRLVQKTEFGDKLSVIANFSDTDYDAQDVQVASHTAVIINDGKKTVIKTEG, from the coding sequence ATGAAAAAACTTACCATCTATTCATCTTTAGCACTGCTTACCTTCTCATTATCTGCTTGTCATTTTACTCAATCAAAAGCGAGTAATCATCCTGAGAAGTCAAGTATCAACAGTGAAGTCGCAAAAAATGAAACGTATGCCAAAACAGATTTTTCTTTTGATGTTGACCCAGCAACCTTTGCCGTAACGATTACTGAAAATGGCGAACAAGCTGAAGTCTCTAAACCTCAAAACAAGAAAGAAGTCAGTAATTTAAAGAAAAGTCATGACGAAATCAGTTGGACATACCCAACGGAACAAATCAGCGTTAAACTAAAAAAAGAAAAAAATCATCTAGCAGTCTCGCTTACTAGTCTTTCAGACCAAGACACAACATTTAACTGGCCTAAGCTAGATGCTAGCAACTATGTATTACCTATCGCAGAAGGAAAAACCATTCCTAATGATCAAAAAGAATGGCTTGCTTACTTTAAGCAAAATGAAGAATTAGCGATGAGTGAAGCCTTTTCGATGAGTTTTTTCACAACAAACCAGCAAACCTTTGCAACTACTTTTGTAATGGACAATACATTTAATAGCGATCTTTTAACCCAAACAGAACCTCATCTTACCCTTGAAGCCAGTCATCATTTTATCGGTTTTGATAAAAATAAAACCTTAAATTACCGGCTTTATGTGACTGATAACGACCCTGTTGCCATTGCCAAAACATACCAAATGGATCGAATCGATCGAGGGGAATTTAAAACCTTAGATGAAAAAGAAAAAGACAATCCAGAAATCAAAAAAATGCGTGGTGCGATTCAAGTTTATTATTGGAATAGCCGAATTTTAACCACAGAAGATATCAAATGGGCGAAATTACCTCAATTAATAGACGAGCCAATTTTCAAATGGATTGGCGAACTATTAGAAAAATACGGAGAAGATGGTTCTGAAGAATATCTAAAAGCGTTAGCCGCTTTTAAAAACAACGAAGGGTACAAATTTGAAAAAAATACCTTCTTAACCTCTATCAATTATGTACTACTATATCCACAATTTTATACAAAAGATATCTTCAAAAACCCAGATGCACAAGCTCAAAAATTGATAAACAAAGGAATCGATAACCTAAGCGAACAAGAACGCTACACCTTAAATAAACATCTACTAGCAGGAGTCTTAAGTGATCTAACTCCCCCACTTGACCAATGGGGACAAGCCACTTCTTCTGATGTTTTCAAAGAGATGAAGGTTTCTGGTGTTGAAAATGCGTGGATTGGTTTACCAAACTGGGCCAACGGATTAATGAATCCAGAGATGGTCAAAACAGCCGCTGATGAAGGTTACTTGATCGGTCCTTATGATTCTTATCAATCTATTCAAGAAAATGCCAGCATTGATTGGAACACAGCTTCGTTCCCTAATAAAAAGTTATATGATGATGCAACTGTTACTAAAAAAAATGGGGAAAAAGTTGCAGGATTCTTAGGCAAAGGCCGCAAACTTAATCCCACACAAATTTTTCCTGATGTAAAAGAACGATTTGAAGGAATTACGCAAAATGGTGTCCCATTCAATTCTTGGTTCTTAGACACAGATGCTGCTGGCGAAATTTATAATGACTATAGCCCAGAACATCTAACCACTCAAAATGAAGATGTTGCTGGCCGTTTAAAACGAATGGATTATTTTAATCAAAATGGATTGGTTGTAGGGTCAGAAGGTGGAAATGATTTTGCGTCAAAAGAGATGGTCTTTGCTCATGGCATCGAAACACCGGTCATCATGTGGTCAGATCCTGATATGCGTGAAAACAAAGACAGTGAATACTATGTAGGAAGCTATGCAGCATTAGATGGTGGTATTCCAACAAAATATAAAAAAGTCGTACCAATTAAAGAAGAATACAAAGCGATCTATACAGATCCTGTGTACTCTCTTCCTCTGTATAAACTTGTTTACAATCGCTCTGTGATTACTTCCCATCAATGGGAGTGGGACAGTTATAAAATCAAAGGACAAGTCGGTGAACGTCGTATGAAGGAATATCTATATAATACACCGCCGATGGTTCATATCGACAAATCAGGTTGGGAAGAACATAAAGAAGATATTTCGGAAAATGCTAAACACTGGAGCCCCTTCCAAAAAGCAGCATTGCAACATGAAATGACTGATTTTAAACTATTGACAGATAATCGTCTCGTTCAAAAAACTGAATTTGGTGACAAACTTTCTGTTATTGCTAATTTCTCTGATACAGATTACGATGCACAGGATGTTCAAGTTGCCAGTCATACTGCTGTGATTATCAATGATGGCAAAAAAACGGTTATAAAAACTGAAGGTTAA